A section of the Fusarium falciforme chromosome 8, complete sequence genome encodes:
- a CDS encoding RNA helicase, whose amino-acid sequence MDFTGSKKRKFKDANGVKATNGKKSAPSVPQKSKKVKRAEPEPREEPEIESSSDEEDEDEVEDNEESDEADEEEDDSKSGDEDEEEEDDGKEDNTDLPDGGQLTLPPVASAEAQSFEELKLSDKTMKAIKEMGFTKMTEIQRRGIPPSLAGRDVLGAAKTGSGKTLAFLIPVVEMLSALRFKPRNGTGVIVVSPTRELALQIFGVARELMAHHSQTYGIVIGGANRRAEAEKLSKGVNLIIATPGRLLDHLQNTPFVFKNLKSLVIDEADRILEIGFEDEMRQIIKILPKEDRQTMLFSATQTTKVEDLARISLRPGPLYINVDEEKQFSTVEGLEQGYVICEADRRFLLLFSFLKRNIKKKVIVFFSSCACVKYHAELLNYIDLPVLDLHGKQKQQKRTNTFFEFCNAKQGTLICTDVAARGLDIPAVDWIVQFDPPDDPRDYIHRVGRTARGSNSKGRSLMFLQPSEVGFLSHLKAARVPVVEFDFPKKIQNVQSQLEKLISQNYYLNKSAKDGYRSYLHAYASHSLRSVFDINKLDLTKVAKSFGFSVPPRVEITLGASMSRDKKNQGRRAYGSQPRQGRGGKFTR is encoded by the exons ATGGATTTCACTGGAagcaagaagcgcaagtTCAAGGACGCCAATGGCGTCAAGGCGACCAACGGAAAGAAGTCTGCCCCCAGTGTTCCTCAAAAGTCAAAGAAAGTCAAGCGCGCCGAACCTGAGCCCCGCGAAGAGCCCGAGATCGAGTCTTccagcgacgaggaagatgaggacgaggtaGAGGACAACGAAGAGAGTGATGAggccgatgaggaagaggatgactCCAAGTCgggagatgaggacgaggaagaggaggatgatggcaagGAGGACAACACAGATCTCCCCGACGGTGGACAGCTCACATTACCTCCCGTCGCCAGTGCCGAAGCTCAATCGTTCGAGGAGCTGAAACTTTCCGACAAGACTATGAAGGCgatcaaggagatgggcTTCACCAAGATGACGGAGATTCAGAGGAGAGGTATTCCTCCTTCGCTGGCTGGTCGCGACGTCCTCGGAGCGGCCAAGACTGGTTCTGGAAAGACTCTGGCTTTCTTGATCCCTGTCGTTGAGATGCTGAGCGCTCTCCGATTCAAGCCCCGCAACGGAACCGGTGTCATTGTCGTCTCTCCCACTCGTGAGCTGGCGCTCCAGATCTTTGGTGTTGCCCGCGAGCTCATGGCCCACCACTCGCAAACATACGGCATCGTTATTGGAGGCGCAAACCGTCgcgccgaggctgagaagctcTCCAAGGGTGTCAACCTTATCATCGCTACTCCTGGACGACTGCTCGATCACTTGCAAAATACCCCCTTCGTTTTCAAGAACCTCAAGTCTCTTGTCATTGACGAGGCGGACCGAATTCTTGAGATTGGTTTCGAGGACGAAATGCGACAGATCATCAAGATCCTTCCCAAGGAGGACCGACAGACCATGCTCTTCTCTGCCACTCAGACTACCAAGGTCGAGGACTTGGCGCGCATCTCGCTGCGCCCCGGCCCTCTGTACATCAACgtggacgaggagaagcagtTCAGCACAGTCGAGGGTCTTGAGCAGGGCTACGTTATCTGCGAAGCCGACAGACGATTCCTTCTTCTGTTTTCGTTCTTGAAGCGCAACATTAAGAAGAAGGTTATTGTCTTCTTCAGCAGTTGCGCGTGTGTCAAGTACCACGCCGAGTTGCTCAACTACATCGATCTTCCCGTCCTCGACCTCCACGGTAAGCAGAAGCAACAGAAGCGAACCAACACCTTCTTTGAGTTCTGCAACGCGAAGCAGGGTACTTTGATCTGCACCGATGTCGCTGCCCGTGGCCTCGAT ATTCCTGCCGTTGACTGGATCGTCCAGTTCGACCCTCCGGATGACCCTCGCGACTACATCCACCGTGTTGGTCGTACTGCTCGAGGCAGCAATTCCAAGGGCCGATCCCTCATGTTCCTCCAGCCCAGCGAAGTCGGCTTCCTCTCCCACCTCAAGGCAGCCCGCGTCCCCGTCGTCGAGTTTGACTTCCCCAAGAAGATCCAAAACGTGCAGTCTcagcttgagaagctcatcaGCCAGAACTACTACCTGAACAAGAGCGCCAAGGACGGTTACCGCAGCTACCTGCACGCATACGCGTCGCACTCGCTGCGCAGCGTCTTTGACATCAACAAGCTGGACTTGACCAAGGTGGCCAAGAGCTTTGGTTTCTCGGTGCCTCCCCGAGTGGAGATCACGCTTGGTGCTAGCATGAGCAgggacaagaagaaccagGGTCGCAGGGCGTACGGCAGCCAGCCTCGACAGGGCCGAGGCGGCAAGTTTACCAGGTAG
- a CDS encoding Peptidase A1 domain-containing protein, translating into MAWIHHFLLFISTLAFHVLAAAVEVDPGRADLDLTTPWNGFHLKRAVPIVARSPDRVSTRVSKLKKLNRKHQLHPRSAASLLAKRNQEPFSLKNGIQNISAVGDFSTSYAIQCLWDSTPVWLTFDTASSDTWAVKSGFRCENNLGDKQDQDWCGFGQPHIQDFGLGRLTEIHLHRSYASGEDVSGPMGASDISCGDVTVHNQQVGLANRTYWHGDNVTVGVLGLAYPSLTSGYLGGPKDETEWNNYPYTPWLTKAIAQGATSSMFSVWLDRNSSDGMLTWGGLPRPAAIKLGQLATTGLIIAKLDDREKTAWKPSFYTIIPDGLTWGTRTDTGKYPYIVDTATTMIHVPPPLAEAIAAAFEPQAVYLYQWGSYFVPCDSIAPSFAVIVSGVNLWVNPADMIFKDLVDPRTGYCATAITTGGSGPYILGDVFLQNVLAVFDVGNAEMRFYARR; encoded by the exons ATGGCGTGGATTCACCACTTCCTTCTGTTCATATCGACTCTCGCTTTCCATGTACTAGCTGCTGCTGTAGAGGTCGATCCAGGCAGGGCAGACTTGGATCTCACGACACCATGGAACGGATTTCACCTGAAGCGAGCTGTGCCCATCGTTGCTCGATCCCCCGATCGCGTTAGCACTCGCGTGTCAAAACTTAAGAAGCTCAACAGGAAACATCAACTCCATCCAAGATCTGCAGCCTCCCTCCTCGCGAAGCGTAACCAGGAACCCTTTTCTCTCAAGAATGGCATCCAGAACATCTCGGCCGTGGGCGACTTCTCGACTTCCTATGCAATCCAATGCTTGTGGGATTCAACCCCCGTCTGGCTCACCTTCGATACTGCGAGCTCTGACACATGGGCTGTCAAGTCTGGCTTCCGATGTGAGAATAACCTGGGAGATAAGCAAGACCAGGACTGGTGCGGCTTTGGACAGCCGCACATCCAAGACTTTGGCTTAGGAAGGTTGACCGAGATACACCTCCATCGGAGCTATGCATCTGGGGAGGATGTGTCGGGCCCAATGGGTGCTTCCGATATCTCCTGCGGCGATGTCACCGTCCATAATCAGCAGGTCGGACTAGCTAACAGGACATACTGGCACGGTGACAACGTGACGGTTGGCGTTCTTGGTTTGGCGTATCCATCTCTCACCAGCGGTTACTTGGGCGGCCCCAAGGACGAGACGGAGTGGAACAATTACCCCTACACGCCCTGGCTGACCAAAGCCATCGCACAAGGCGCAACCAGCTCCATGTTTAGCGTCTGGCTTGACCGAAACTCGAGCGATGGGATGCTCACTTGGGGCGGACTTCCGCGGCCCGCTGCCATCAAGCTTGGGCAGCTTGCAACCACTGGTCTCATCATT GCAAAACTCGACGACAGGGAAAAGACAGCCTGGAAGCCGTCGTTCTATACTATTATCCCGGACGGGCTAACATGGGGAACAAGAACCGACACGGGAAAGTACCCGTACATTGTCGACACGGCCACAACCATGATTCACGTGCCTCCGC CCCTTGCCGAAGCCATCGCGGCGGCGTTTGAGCCGCAAGCCGTGTACCTATATCAGTGGGGGTCATACTTTGTCCCATGCGACTCAATCGCGCCAAGCTTTGCCGTCATCGTCTCGGGGGTCAACCTTTGGGTCAACCCGGCTGATATGATATTCAAGGACCTCGTGGATCCTAGGACGGGGTACTGCGCCACGGCCATCACCACCGGCGGATCGGGGCCGTACATCCTCGGTGACGTCTTCCTCCAGAATGTCCTGGCCGTTTTTGACGTAGGAAACGCCGAGATGCGCTTCTATGCGAGGAGGTGA
- a CDS encoding 6PF2K domain-containing protein → MPSRTNGVGVQVEDTKICVVMVGLPARGKSYIAQRAQRYLQWLSIPAQTFNVGNYRRNDAPQPKADFFDTNNPEGERKRRAAAEAAVADMLAWFRSGGIVGILDATNSTLERRKWVLEVCNANGIEVLFVESKCDDEELIMANIRDVKTGSPDYRGQDPETAALDFRNRIRNYEKVYCTIDANGEEAHLTYLKIMNVGKQVIISRIRDYLQSRIVYYLMNLHIRPRSVWLSRHGESLYNLDGRIGGDTLLSPRGEQYARKLPELVRKSVGDDRPLTVWTSTLRRTIATSRFLPQHYNQLQWKALDELDSGVCDGLTYQEIKDRYPEDFAARDEDKYNYRYRGGESYRDVVIRLEPIIMELERSEDILIVTHQAVLRCIYAYFMKKDQAKSPWMNVPLHTLIKLTPGAYGTEEVRYEANIPAVSTWRGKGSTAKHENPAPEVL, encoded by the exons ATGCCTTCTCGAACCAACGGTGTCGGAGTCCAGGTCGAGGACACCAAGATCTGTGTGGTCATGGTTGGCCTCCCTGCCCGAGGCAAGAGCTACATCGCCCAGCGAG CCCAGCGATATCTGCAATGGCTCTCCATCCCAGCCCAGACCTTCAACGTTGGCAACTACCGCCGCAATGACGCCCCTCAGCCCAAGGCCGACTTCTTCGACACCAACAATCCCGAAGGAGAGCGCAAGCGCcgtgccgccgccgaggctgccGTTGCCGACATGCTCGCCTGGTTCCGCTCTGGAGGTATCGTCGGCATTCTCGACGCCACCAACTCGACCCTGGAGCGCCGCAAGTGGGTGCTAGAGGTCTGCAATGCTAACGGCATCGAGGTCCTCTTTGTCGAGAGCAAGtgtgacgatgaggagctcatcatggccaacatCCGCGACGTCAAAACTGGTAGCCCCGATTATCGCGGTCAGGATCCCGAGACTGCTGCCCTCGACTTCCGCAACCGCATCCGCAACTACGAAAAGGTCTACTGCACCATTGACGCCAACGGCGAGGAGGCCCACCTGACCTACCTCAAGATCATGAATGTCGGCAAGCAGGTCATCATCAGCCGTATCCGGGACTACCTCCAGAGTCGAATTGTCTACTATCTCATGAACCTTCACATCCGCCCCCGCTCTGTCTGGCTATCAAGA CACGGTGAATCTCTGTACAACCTTGATGGAAGAATCGGCGGTGACACGCTCCTTTCTCCTCGTGGCGAGCAATATGCTAGGAAACTCCCTGAGCTCGTCCGAAAGTCGGTCGGA GATGATCGTCCTCTTACCGTGTGGACCTCGACTCTCCGACGAACCATCGCCACATCTCGCTTCCTTCCTCAGCACTACAACCAGCTCCAGTGGAAGGCcctcgacgagcttgacTCTGGCGTGTGCGACGGTCTGACCTACCAAGAGATCAAGGACCGATACCCCGAGGATTTTGCTGCTCGTGATGAAGACAAGTACAACTACCGCTACCGTGGCGGAGAGTCGTATCGCGATGTCGTCATCCGTCTTGAGCCTATTATTATGGAACTGGAGCGAAGTGAAGACATTCTTATCGTCACCCACCAAGCTGTTCTGCGCTGCATCTACGCCTACTTCATGAAGAAGGACCAGGCTAAGAGCCCCTGGATGAACGTTCCTCTCCACACCCTCATCAAGCTGACCCCCGGCGCCTATGGCACCGAAGAGGTTCGCTACGAGGCCAACATCCCCGCTGTCAGCACCTGGCGAGGCAAGGGAAGCACCGCCAAGCACGAGAACCCAGCCCCCGAGGTCTTGTAA